From Aedes albopictus strain Foshan chromosome 1, AalbF5, whole genome shotgun sequence, one genomic window encodes:
- the LOC109412883 gene encoding lipase 1-like: protein MNRSSCRWLTLIFCILWHVVYASVGSWFEIDDEDAALSVPDLISKYGYQMESHEVTTEDGYGLTLFRIPPQQPMTSSPKLPVLMLHGVLGSAADFITLGPNNSLAYLLADSGYDVWLMNARGTIYSRKHSRLPLDSKKYWDFSWHEIGYYDLPAIIDYILGVTSCEMLHCVGFSQGTTTHFVLTSTRPEYNDKIALMVAFAPTAFVRQIRSPIARLVMPMSEWIASFFNSQNVYGWPASSRIHRMLRELLCPQSYPENICSELTALLVGPHPEAYDERAMTVHNGHTPAGGSFHQDIHYVQIARSGRFQQYDFGWEENVRRYGSREPPEYQLELSTAPIALFYGLNDWLVHPRNVEDLAKVLPRVVAVRPVADEKFNHLDFILGKNVRGLVYDQVIEMIRRYDKS from the exons ATGAATCGATCGAGTTGCCGTTGgttgacactgatattttgcatATTGTGGCACGTGGTTTACGCATCGGTTGGTAGTTGGTTCGAAATTGACGACGAAGATGCTGCGCTGTCTGTT CCCGATTTGATCAGCAAATATGGATACCAAATGGAGAGCCACGAAGTGACCACGGAAGATGGCTACGGACTGACACTGTTCCGTATTCCACCACAGCAACCTATGACAAGCAGTCCTAAACTCCCTGTTCTGATGTTGCACGGCGTCTTGGGCAGCGCAGCCGACTTCATTACTCTTGGTCCGAACAATAGCCTAGCCTACTTGCTCGCCGACAGTGGCTACGATGTCTGGTTGATGAACGCACGAGGAACCATTTACTCCAGGAAGCATTCGAGGCTTCCGTTGGATTCCAAGAAATACTGGGACTTTTCGTGGCACGAGATCGGCTACTACGACCTGCCCGCCATCATCGATTACATTCTGGGCGTGACCAGCTGTGAAATGCTGCATTGCGTAGGATTCTCGCAAGGCACCACTACGCATTTTGTGCTGACGTCGACTCGGCCGGAATACAACGACAAAATAGCACTGATGGTAGCTTTCGCGCCTACTGCGTTCGTCCGGCAAATTCGTAGCCCTATCGCACGACTCGTGATGCCAATGAGTGAATGGATCGCGAGCTTTTTCAACTCGCAGAACGTTTATGGATGGCCGGCATCCTCGAGGATACATCGAATGCTTCGAGAGCTGCTCTGTCCCCAAAGCTACCCGGAAAACATCTGCTCGGAGCTCACGGCCCTCCTGGTGGGGCCCCATCCGGAAGCGTACGACGAAAGAGCGATGACCGTTCACAACGGGCACACTCCGGCCGGTGGATCGTTTCATCAGGACATCCATTACGTGCAGATCGCTCGCAGTGGTCGTTTCCAACAGTACGACTTCGGCTGGGAGGAAAACGTCCGAAGGTACGGTTCGAGGGAACCGCCTGAGTACCAGTTGGAGCTCTCCACGGCACCGATTGCGCTGTTCTACGGATTGAACGATTGGTTGGTGCATCCGCGGAATGTGGAGGATCTGGCGAAGGTGCTGCCTCGGGTGGTAGCGGTTAGACCGGTGGCCGATGAGAAATTCAATCACTTGGATTTTATACTTGGGAAAAATGTTCGCGGGTTGGtgtatgatcaagttattgagatgATCAGGAGGTATGATAAGAGTTAA
- the LOC134285833 gene encoding lipase 3-like produces MRYAINQNYSIVFNQFVNRRSNYLSGSAIDGILHSLTPNAMEKLLTPVVVAALIGLVHAAPSSDGGTRAFQVDDADARLTVPQLIQKYNYPVEVHHTTTEDGYELELHRIPSLPGSPVVFLMHGLLCSSADWVIIGTNNALAYLLADLGYDVWMGNARGNRYSRRHVSLTPKMHAFWQFSWHEIGYYDLPAMLDYTLNQTNQSKLHYIGHSQGTTSFFVMASTRPEYNEKIHLMQALAPVAFTEHVRSPLLRVMSRFQNSLTALFDIFGVGEFLPNRAILNEIAELLCSKSVHWNLCLNVIFQIAGADPEQVELQSVPILIGHSPAGASTKQVVHFAQGMRSHRFQQYDFGKIKNLAVYGMAQPPEYNVSDISAPVVLYYGTNDYLAEARDVQRLSGMIRNLAGCKQMEVSTFNHLDFLIAKDVKSLLYDDVIRRIQEWVD; encoded by the exons ATGCGATACGCTATCAATCAAAACTACTCGATAGTTTTCAATCAGTTCGTAAACAGACGGTCAAACTATTTAAGTGGCAGCGCTATCGATGGGATACTACACAGTCTAACCCCGAACGCCATGGAGAAGTTACTCACCCCGGTCGTAGTGGCTGCGCTTATCGGACTGGTTCACGCCGCTCCATCGTCCGACGGCGGAACTCGAGCGTTTCAAGTGGACGATGCAGACGCCCGGCTCACTGTTCCACAACTAATCCAGAAGTATAACTACCCTGTCGAAGTTCATCACACCACAACCGAAGATGGCTATGAGTTGGAACTGCATCGCATCCCCAGCCTACCCGGATCTCCGGTGGTTTTCCTCATGCACGGATTGCTGTGTAGCTCGGCTGACTGGGTCATCATAGGCACTAATAATGCCCTAGCCTACCTGCTCGCCGATCTAGGCTATGACGTGTGGATGGGAAACGCCCGAGGCAACCGCTACTCTCGGCGACACGTCTCTCTCACTCCAAAAATGCACGCGTTCTGGCAGTTCTCCTGGCACGAGATAGGCTACTACGATCTACCCGCCATGCTCGATTACACCCTCAACCAAACCAATCAAAGCAAGCTGCACTACATCGGCCATTCGCAAGGAACCACCTCGTTCTTCGTGATGGCATCCACCCGACCGGAGTACAACGAGAAAATCCACTTGATGCAAGCCCTGGCACCCGTTGCCTTCACCGAACACGTGCGGAGTCCACTGCTGAGGGTCATGTCGCGGTTCCAGAACTCGCTGACTGCCCTGTTCGACATATTCGGCGTTGGAGAGTTCCTTCCCAACAGGGCCATTCTGAACGAAATTGCCGAGCTGCTGTGTTCGAAGAGCGTCCATTGGAATCTATGCTTGAACGTGATTTTCCAGATAGCTGGGGCCGATCCCGAGCAGGTGGAGTTG CAATCCGTCCCCATTTTGATTGGGCACAGTCCAGCGGGAGCGTCCACCAAACAGGTGGTGCACTTCGCGCAAGGTATGCGCTCGCACCGCTTCCAACAGTACGACTTCGGGAAGATCAAGAACCTGGCCGTGTACGGGATGGCGCAGCCTCCGGAGTACAACGTGAGCGACATCAGCGCACCGGTTGTGCTGTACTACGGGACGAACGATTATCTGGCTGAGGCGAGGGATGTGCAGCGGTTGTCCGGCATGATCCGGAACCTGGCGGGATGTAAGCAGATGGAAGTAAGCACGTTCAATCATTTGGATTTCCTCATTGCTAAGGATGTGAAGAGTCTGCTGTATGATGATGTTATTAGAAGGATTCAAGAGTGGGTTGATTGA
- the LOC134285832 gene encoding lipase 3-like yields the protein MEILKAVYRKIPSDQHMMKQLLLLLAALVFAVDAQIHPDIIEDAHLDALGLLRKYGYPAEEHIIETDDGYLLGVHRCPGSPLSPPAPGKPVVLLQHGMLSSSADYILMGPQTALVYMLADAGFDVWLGNGRGNRYSNRHRTRNNSTQQFWDFSWHEVGSIDIPNMIDFILARTGQQGLQYVGHSQGTTAFWVMMSQHPYYNRRVKSAHLLAPAAYMHHTRSPYVIFLATFLHTTELMMQMMGTWYFAPTNEMDIQGGLNNCHDGAPFQQMCTIHTFLIAGFNTQEVNYTMLPVIHAHSPAGASAMQMIHHAQTIRSRIFRQYDHGPTLNMVRYGSMVPPRYNFDNVQAPTLLYHSTNDWLAAPEDVELLRRELPNVHKQYLVRQPQFNHMDFIWAINVRPLLYDELLSDLRAYA from the exons atggaaattttgaaggCAGTTTATCGAAAAATTCCAAGTGATCAACATATGATGAAACAGTTGCTTCTACTCTTAGCCGCTTTAGTGTTTGCCGTGGATGCGCAGATCCATCCGGATATTATAGAGGACGCGCATTTAGACGCG CTTGGATTGTTACGGAAGTACGGTTATCCAGCCGAAGAGCACATCATAGAAACAGACGATGGCTACCTTCTGGGAGTCCACCGCTGCCCGGGCAGTCCCTTGTCCCCACCTGCACCCGGAAAGCCCGTAGTTCTGCTACAGCATGGCATGCTGAGTTCTTCAGCTGACTACATCCTGATGGGACCGCAAACCGCTTTGGTCTACATGTTGGCCGATGCCGGATTCGATGTCTGGCTGGGCAATGGCCGCGGTAATCGCTACTCCAACCGTCACCGAACCCGGAACAACTCGACCCAGCAGTTCTGGGACTTTTCGTGGCACGAGGTCGGCAGCATCGATATTCCGAACATGATCGATTTCATCCTTGCGAGAACTGGACAACAAGGTCTGCAGTACGTGGGACATTCGCAGGGTACGACCGCCTTCTGGGTAATGATGTCTCAGCATCCGTACTACAACCGTCGAGTCAAGAGCGCTCACTTGCTGGCTCCGGCGGCTTACATGCACCACACCCGCAGCCCTTATGTCATTTTCCTGGCCACTTTTCTGCATACAACCGAGCTGATGATGCAGATGATGGGCACCTGGTACTTTGCCCCAACCAACGAGATGGACATCCAAGGCGGACTCAACAACTGCCACGACGGAGCTCCTTTCCAACAGATGTGTACGATCCACACTTTCCTGATCGCAGGGTTCAACACCCAGGAAGTCAACTAC ACTATGCTTCCGGTCATCCATGCTCACTCTCCTGCGGGAGCGTCAGCCATGCAGATGATCCATCATGCGCAGACAATCCGTTCGCGAATCTTCCGCCAGTACGACCACGGACCAACGTTGAACATGGTCCGTTACGGATCGATGGTTCCTCCGCGGTACAACTTCGACAACGTTCAGGCTCCAACGCTGCTCTACCACAGCACCAACGATTGGTTGGCAGCTCCGGAAGACGTTGAGCTTCTTCGTCGGGAGCTTCCGAACGTGCACAAGCAGTACCTGGTACGGCAGCCGCAGTTCAACCACATGGACTTCATCTGGGCCATCAACGTACGGCCGCTCCTGTACGACGAACTGTTGTCCGACTTGAGGGCATACGCCTAA